A single Pagrus major chromosome 19, Pma_NU_1.0 DNA region contains:
- the trpc1 gene encoding short transient receptor potential channel 1 isoform X2, translating into MSALYQGTDASSPDKFLALKDVREVKEETTLDEKLFLLACEKGDYYMVKKLLEENRHGELNINCVDVLGRDAVTITIENENLDILQLLLEHGCQKLMQRIQNPEYSTTMDVAPVILAAHRNNYEILTMLLKQDISLPRPHAVGCECTLCNAKNKKDSLRHSRFRLDIYRCLASPSLIMLTEEDPILRAFELSTDLKELSLVEVEFRNDYEELAKQCKMFAKDLLAQARNSRELEVILNHTSSEDHVDKRGLLEERMNLSRLKLAIKYNQKEFVAQSNCQQFLNTVWFGETASYRRKHTCLKMATVLSVAMLWPLLSFCYLLVPRSRVGQIIHTPFVKFIIHSASYFTFLLLLNLYSLVYNEGKKNTMGPALEMIDYLLILWIIGMVWSDVKRLWYEGLEDFLEESRNQLSFVMNSLYLATFALKIVAHNKFKNASDTERKNWDAFHPILVAEGLFAFANVLSYLRLFFMYTTSSILGPLQISMGQMLQEFGKFLGLFLLVLFSFTIGLTQLYGKDHKNPGKNQTKDCEGIFCQQQSNDAFHTFMGTCYALFWYIFSLAHVALFVTRISYTEELRSFVGAMIIGTYNIVVVIVLTKLLVAMLHKSFRQIANHEDKEWKFARAKLWLSYFDDKCTLPPPFNILPSPKTVCYLVTSMSKWICSHTSKGKVKRQNSLKEWKNLKQKRDENYQKIMCCLVHRYLTSTRQKMQSTDQATVENLNDLRQDLSKFRNEMRDLLGFRTSKYAMFYPRS; encoded by the exons ATGTCAGCTCTGTACCAGGGCACGGACGCCTCCTCTCCGGATAAATTTCTGGCCTTGAAAGACGTGAGAGAGGTGAAGGAGGAAACAACGCTGGATGAGAAGCTCTTCTTGCTGGCTTGCGAGAAAG GTGACTACTACATGGTGAAGAAGCTGCTCGAGGAGAACCGACACGGCGAGCTCAACATCAACTGCGTGGACGTGCTGGGCCGGGATGCCGTCACCATCACCATCGAGAACGAGAATCTGGACATCCTGCAGCTTCTTCTCGAACATGGCTGCCAG AAACTGATGCAGCGGATCCAGAACCCAGAGTACTCCACCACCATGGACGTGGCACCAGTCATCCTGGCAGCCCACAGGAACAATTACGAGATCCTGACCATGCTGCTCAAACAGGACATCTCTCTTCCCCGGCCCCATGCTGTGGGCTGCGAGTGCACTCTCTGCAACGCTAAGAACAAGAAGGACAGCTTACGACACTCCAG GTTCCGGCTGGACATCTACCGCTGCCTGGCCAGCCCCTCTCTGATCATGCTGACTGAGGAGGATCCCATTCTCAGGGCCTTTGAGCTGAGTACAGACCTCAAGGAGCTCAGCCTGGTTGAGGTGGAGTTCAG GAACGACTATGAAGAGCTGGCGAAGCAGTGTAAGATGTTTGCCAAGGACCTGCTGGCTCAGGCACGAAACTCTCGAGAGCTAGAAGTGATTCTCAACCACACATCCAGCGAGGATCACGTTGACAAGAGAGGCTTACTGGAGGAGCGCATGAATCTCAGTCGACTCAAGCTCGCCATCAAGTACAACCAGAAAGAG TTTGTGGCTCAGTCCAACTGTCAACAGTTCCTCAACACCGTCTGGTTCGGAGAGACAGCCAGCTACCGTCGCAAACACACCTGTCTAAAGATGGCCACAGTGTTGAGCGTGGCGATGCTCTGGCCGCTGCTTTCCTTCTGCTATCTTCTGGTGCCCCGCTCCCGTGTGGGCCAGATCATCCACACGCCCTTCGTCAAGTTCATCATCCACAGCGCCTCCTACTtcaccttcctgctgctgctcaaccTGTACTCTCTCGTCTACAACGAGGGCAAGAAAAACACCATGGGCCCTGCGCTGGAGATGATAGACTACCTGCTCATCCTCTGGATCATAG GGATGGTGTGGTCGGATGTGAAGCGCCTGTGGTACGAGGGGCTGGAAGACTTTCTGGAGGAGTCTAGAAACCAGCTGAGCTTCGTGATGAATTCCCTTTACCTGGCCACCTTCGCCCTCAAGATTGTCGCTCATAACAAG TTCAAGAATGCGTcggacacagagaggaagaactGGGACGCCTTCCATCCCATCCTGGTGGCTGAGGGCCTGTTCGCCTTCGCCAACGTTCTAAGTTACCTGCGACTGTTCTTCATGTACACCACCAGCTCCATACTGGGACCGCTACAG ATCTCCATGGGTCAGATGCTGCAGGAGTTCGGAAAGTTTTTGGGCCTCTTCCTGCTGGTGTTATTCTCCTTCACCATCGGACTCACTCAGCTTTACGGAAAGGACCACAAGAACCCGGGCAAGAATCAAACCAAGGACTGCGAGGGCATATTCTGCCAGCAGCAGAGCAACGATGCATTCCACAC GTTTATGGGGACCTGCTACGCCTTATTCTGGTACATATTCTCCCTGGCACACGTCGCGCTCTTCGTCACCCGCATCAGCTACACAGAGGAGCTGCGTTCTTTTGTGGGCGCCATGATCATAGGCACCTACAACATTGTGGTGGTTATTGTGCTCACCAAGCTGCTGGTGGCAATGCTCCATAAAAGCTTCAGACAAATTGCC AATCACGAGGACAAGGAGTGGAAGTTTGCTCGTGCCAAACTGTGGCTTAGCTACTTTGATGACAAGTGTACCCTGCCGCCGCCATTTAATATCCTCCCCTCCCCAAAGACCGTCTGCTACCTGGTGACCAGCATGAGCAAGTGGATCTGTTCGCACACCTCGAAGGGcaaggtgaagagacagaacagCCTCAAG GAGTGGAAGAACCTGAAGCAAAAGCGGGATGAGAACTACCAGAAGATCATGTGCTGTCTGGTTCACCGCTACTTGACGTCCACGCGGCAGAAGATGCAAAGCACGGACCAGGCCACGGTGGAAAATCTGAACGACCTGCGCCAAGACCTCTCCAAGTTTCGCAACGAGATGAGGGACCTGCTCGGCTTCCGGACCTCCAAATACGCCATGTTCTACCCAaggagctaa
- the trpc1 gene encoding short transient receptor potential channel 1 isoform X7: MRSSSCWLARKKLMQRIQNPEYSTTMDVAPVILAAHRNNYEILTMLLKQDISLPRPHAVGCECTLCNAKNKKDSLRHSRNDYEELAKQCKMFAKDLLAQARNSRELEVILNHTSSEDHVDKRGLLEERMNLSRLKLAIKYNQKEFVAQSNCQQFLNTVWFGETASYRRKHTCLKMATVLSVAMLWPLLSFCYLLVPRSRVGQIIHTPFVKFIIHSASYFTFLLLLNLYSLVYNEGKKNTMGPALEMIDYLLILWIIGMVWSDVKRLWYEGLEDFLEESRNQLSFVMNSLYLATFALKIVAHNKISMGQMLQEFGKFLGLFLLVLFSFTIGLTQLYGKDHKNPGKNQTKDCEGIFCQQQSNDAFHTFMGTCYALFWYIFSLAHVALFVTRISYTEELRSFVGAMIIGTYNIVVVIVLTKLLVAMLHKSFRQIANHEDKEWKFARAKLWLSYFDDKCTLPPPFNILPSPKTVCYLVTSMSKWICSHTSKGKVKRQNSLKEWKNLKQKRDENYQKIMCCLVHRYLTSTRQKMQSTDQATVENLNDLRQDLSKFRNEMRDLLGFRTSKYAMFYPRS; encoded by the exons ATGAGAAGCTCTTCTTGCTGGCTTGCGAGAAAG AAACTGATGCAGCGGATCCAGAACCCAGAGTACTCCACCACCATGGACGTGGCACCAGTCATCCTGGCAGCCCACAGGAACAATTACGAGATCCTGACCATGCTGCTCAAACAGGACATCTCTCTTCCCCGGCCCCATGCTGTGGGCTGCGAGTGCACTCTCTGCAACGCTAAGAACAAGAAGGACAGCTTACGACACTCCAG GAACGACTATGAAGAGCTGGCGAAGCAGTGTAAGATGTTTGCCAAGGACCTGCTGGCTCAGGCACGAAACTCTCGAGAGCTAGAAGTGATTCTCAACCACACATCCAGCGAGGATCACGTTGACAAGAGAGGCTTACTGGAGGAGCGCATGAATCTCAGTCGACTCAAGCTCGCCATCAAGTACAACCAGAAAGAG TTTGTGGCTCAGTCCAACTGTCAACAGTTCCTCAACACCGTCTGGTTCGGAGAGACAGCCAGCTACCGTCGCAAACACACCTGTCTAAAGATGGCCACAGTGTTGAGCGTGGCGATGCTCTGGCCGCTGCTTTCCTTCTGCTATCTTCTGGTGCCCCGCTCCCGTGTGGGCCAGATCATCCACACGCCCTTCGTCAAGTTCATCATCCACAGCGCCTCCTACTtcaccttcctgctgctgctcaaccTGTACTCTCTCGTCTACAACGAGGGCAAGAAAAACACCATGGGCCCTGCGCTGGAGATGATAGACTACCTGCTCATCCTCTGGATCATAG GGATGGTGTGGTCGGATGTGAAGCGCCTGTGGTACGAGGGGCTGGAAGACTTTCTGGAGGAGTCTAGAAACCAGCTGAGCTTCGTGATGAATTCCCTTTACCTGGCCACCTTCGCCCTCAAGATTGTCGCTCATAACAAG ATCTCCATGGGTCAGATGCTGCAGGAGTTCGGAAAGTTTTTGGGCCTCTTCCTGCTGGTGTTATTCTCCTTCACCATCGGACTCACTCAGCTTTACGGAAAGGACCACAAGAACCCGGGCAAGAATCAAACCAAGGACTGCGAGGGCATATTCTGCCAGCAGCAGAGCAACGATGCATTCCACAC GTTTATGGGGACCTGCTACGCCTTATTCTGGTACATATTCTCCCTGGCACACGTCGCGCTCTTCGTCACCCGCATCAGCTACACAGAGGAGCTGCGTTCTTTTGTGGGCGCCATGATCATAGGCACCTACAACATTGTGGTGGTTATTGTGCTCACCAAGCTGCTGGTGGCAATGCTCCATAAAAGCTTCAGACAAATTGCC AATCACGAGGACAAGGAGTGGAAGTTTGCTCGTGCCAAACTGTGGCTTAGCTACTTTGATGACAAGTGTACCCTGCCGCCGCCATTTAATATCCTCCCCTCCCCAAAGACCGTCTGCTACCTGGTGACCAGCATGAGCAAGTGGATCTGTTCGCACACCTCGAAGGGcaaggtgaagagacagaacagCCTCAAG GAGTGGAAGAACCTGAAGCAAAAGCGGGATGAGAACTACCAGAAGATCATGTGCTGTCTGGTTCACCGCTACTTGACGTCCACGCGGCAGAAGATGCAAAGCACGGACCAGGCCACGGTGGAAAATCTGAACGACCTGCGCCAAGACCTCTCCAAGTTTCGCAACGAGATGAGGGACCTGCTCGGCTTCCGGACCTCCAAATACGCCATGTTCTACCCAaggagctaa
- the trpc1 gene encoding short transient receptor potential channel 1 isoform X8, with the protein MRSSSCWLARKKLMQRIQNPEYSTTMDVAPVILAAHRNNYEILTMLLKQDISLPRPHAVGCECTLCNAKNKKDSLRHSRFRLDIYRCLASPSLIMLTEEDPILRAFELSTDLKELSLVEVEFRNDYEELAKQCKMFAKDLLAQARNSRELEVILNHTSSEDHVDKRGLLEERMNLSRLKLAIKYNQKEISMGQMLQEFGKFLGLFLLVLFSFTIGLTQLYGKDHKNPGKNQTKDCEGIFCQQQSNDAFHTFMGTCYALFWYIFSLAHVALFVTRISYTEELRSFVGAMIIGTYNIVVVIVLTKLLVAMLHKSFRQIANHEDKEWKFARAKLWLSYFDDKCTLPPPFNILPSPKTVCYLVTSMSKWICSHTSKGKVKRQNSLKEWKNLKQKRDENYQKIMCCLVHRYLTSTRQKMQSTDQATVENLNDLRQDLSKFRNEMRDLLGFRTSKYAMFYPRS; encoded by the exons ATGAGAAGCTCTTCTTGCTGGCTTGCGAGAAAG AAACTGATGCAGCGGATCCAGAACCCAGAGTACTCCACCACCATGGACGTGGCACCAGTCATCCTGGCAGCCCACAGGAACAATTACGAGATCCTGACCATGCTGCTCAAACAGGACATCTCTCTTCCCCGGCCCCATGCTGTGGGCTGCGAGTGCACTCTCTGCAACGCTAAGAACAAGAAGGACAGCTTACGACACTCCAG GTTCCGGCTGGACATCTACCGCTGCCTGGCCAGCCCCTCTCTGATCATGCTGACTGAGGAGGATCCCATTCTCAGGGCCTTTGAGCTGAGTACAGACCTCAAGGAGCTCAGCCTGGTTGAGGTGGAGTTCAG GAACGACTATGAAGAGCTGGCGAAGCAGTGTAAGATGTTTGCCAAGGACCTGCTGGCTCAGGCACGAAACTCTCGAGAGCTAGAAGTGATTCTCAACCACACATCCAGCGAGGATCACGTTGACAAGAGAGGCTTACTGGAGGAGCGCATGAATCTCAGTCGACTCAAGCTCGCCATCAAGTACAACCAGAAAGAG ATCTCCATGGGTCAGATGCTGCAGGAGTTCGGAAAGTTTTTGGGCCTCTTCCTGCTGGTGTTATTCTCCTTCACCATCGGACTCACTCAGCTTTACGGAAAGGACCACAAGAACCCGGGCAAGAATCAAACCAAGGACTGCGAGGGCATATTCTGCCAGCAGCAGAGCAACGATGCATTCCACAC GTTTATGGGGACCTGCTACGCCTTATTCTGGTACATATTCTCCCTGGCACACGTCGCGCTCTTCGTCACCCGCATCAGCTACACAGAGGAGCTGCGTTCTTTTGTGGGCGCCATGATCATAGGCACCTACAACATTGTGGTGGTTATTGTGCTCACCAAGCTGCTGGTGGCAATGCTCCATAAAAGCTTCAGACAAATTGCC AATCACGAGGACAAGGAGTGGAAGTTTGCTCGTGCCAAACTGTGGCTTAGCTACTTTGATGACAAGTGTACCCTGCCGCCGCCATTTAATATCCTCCCCTCCCCAAAGACCGTCTGCTACCTGGTGACCAGCATGAGCAAGTGGATCTGTTCGCACACCTCGAAGGGcaaggtgaagagacagaacagCCTCAAG GAGTGGAAGAACCTGAAGCAAAAGCGGGATGAGAACTACCAGAAGATCATGTGCTGTCTGGTTCACCGCTACTTGACGTCCACGCGGCAGAAGATGCAAAGCACGGACCAGGCCACGGTGGAAAATCTGAACGACCTGCGCCAAGACCTCTCCAAGTTTCGCAACGAGATGAGGGACCTGCTCGGCTTCCGGACCTCCAAATACGCCATGTTCTACCCAaggagctaa
- the trpc1 gene encoding short transient receptor potential channel 1 isoform X6, producing MRSSSCWLARKKLMQRIQNPEYSTTMDVAPVILAAHRNNYEILTMLLKQDISLPRPHAVGCECTLCNAKNKKDSLRHSRFRLDIYRCLASPSLIMLTEEDPILRAFELSTDLKELSLVEVEFRNDYEELAKQCKMFAKDLLAQARNSRELEVILNHTSSEDHVDKRGLLEERMNLSRLKLAIKYNQKEFVAQSNCQQFLNTVWFGETASYRRKHTCLKMATVLSVAMLWPLLSFCYLLVPRSRVGQIIHTPFVKFIIHSASYFTFLLLLNLYSLVYNEGKKNTMGPALEMIDYLLILWIIGMVWSDVKRLWYEGLEDFLEESRNQLSFVMNSLYLATFALKIVAHNKISMGQMLQEFGKFLGLFLLVLFSFTIGLTQLYGKDHKNPGKNQTKDCEGIFCQQQSNDAFHTFMGTCYALFWYIFSLAHVALFVTRISYTEELRSFVGAMIIGTYNIVVVIVLTKLLVAMLHKSFRQIANHEDKEWKFARAKLWLSYFDDKCTLPPPFNILPSPKTVCYLVTSMSKWICSHTSKGKVKRQNSLKEWKNLKQKRDENYQKIMCCLVHRYLTSTRQKMQSTDQATVENLNDLRQDLSKFRNEMRDLLGFRTSKYAMFYPRS from the exons ATGAGAAGCTCTTCTTGCTGGCTTGCGAGAAAG AAACTGATGCAGCGGATCCAGAACCCAGAGTACTCCACCACCATGGACGTGGCACCAGTCATCCTGGCAGCCCACAGGAACAATTACGAGATCCTGACCATGCTGCTCAAACAGGACATCTCTCTTCCCCGGCCCCATGCTGTGGGCTGCGAGTGCACTCTCTGCAACGCTAAGAACAAGAAGGACAGCTTACGACACTCCAG GTTCCGGCTGGACATCTACCGCTGCCTGGCCAGCCCCTCTCTGATCATGCTGACTGAGGAGGATCCCATTCTCAGGGCCTTTGAGCTGAGTACAGACCTCAAGGAGCTCAGCCTGGTTGAGGTGGAGTTCAG GAACGACTATGAAGAGCTGGCGAAGCAGTGTAAGATGTTTGCCAAGGACCTGCTGGCTCAGGCACGAAACTCTCGAGAGCTAGAAGTGATTCTCAACCACACATCCAGCGAGGATCACGTTGACAAGAGAGGCTTACTGGAGGAGCGCATGAATCTCAGTCGACTCAAGCTCGCCATCAAGTACAACCAGAAAGAG TTTGTGGCTCAGTCCAACTGTCAACAGTTCCTCAACACCGTCTGGTTCGGAGAGACAGCCAGCTACCGTCGCAAACACACCTGTCTAAAGATGGCCACAGTGTTGAGCGTGGCGATGCTCTGGCCGCTGCTTTCCTTCTGCTATCTTCTGGTGCCCCGCTCCCGTGTGGGCCAGATCATCCACACGCCCTTCGTCAAGTTCATCATCCACAGCGCCTCCTACTtcaccttcctgctgctgctcaaccTGTACTCTCTCGTCTACAACGAGGGCAAGAAAAACACCATGGGCCCTGCGCTGGAGATGATAGACTACCTGCTCATCCTCTGGATCATAG GGATGGTGTGGTCGGATGTGAAGCGCCTGTGGTACGAGGGGCTGGAAGACTTTCTGGAGGAGTCTAGAAACCAGCTGAGCTTCGTGATGAATTCCCTTTACCTGGCCACCTTCGCCCTCAAGATTGTCGCTCATAACAAG ATCTCCATGGGTCAGATGCTGCAGGAGTTCGGAAAGTTTTTGGGCCTCTTCCTGCTGGTGTTATTCTCCTTCACCATCGGACTCACTCAGCTTTACGGAAAGGACCACAAGAACCCGGGCAAGAATCAAACCAAGGACTGCGAGGGCATATTCTGCCAGCAGCAGAGCAACGATGCATTCCACAC GTTTATGGGGACCTGCTACGCCTTATTCTGGTACATATTCTCCCTGGCACACGTCGCGCTCTTCGTCACCCGCATCAGCTACACAGAGGAGCTGCGTTCTTTTGTGGGCGCCATGATCATAGGCACCTACAACATTGTGGTGGTTATTGTGCTCACCAAGCTGCTGGTGGCAATGCTCCATAAAAGCTTCAGACAAATTGCC AATCACGAGGACAAGGAGTGGAAGTTTGCTCGTGCCAAACTGTGGCTTAGCTACTTTGATGACAAGTGTACCCTGCCGCCGCCATTTAATATCCTCCCCTCCCCAAAGACCGTCTGCTACCTGGTGACCAGCATGAGCAAGTGGATCTGTTCGCACACCTCGAAGGGcaaggtgaagagacagaacagCCTCAAG GAGTGGAAGAACCTGAAGCAAAAGCGGGATGAGAACTACCAGAAGATCATGTGCTGTCTGGTTCACCGCTACTTGACGTCCACGCGGCAGAAGATGCAAAGCACGGACCAGGCCACGGTGGAAAATCTGAACGACCTGCGCCAAGACCTCTCCAAGTTTCGCAACGAGATGAGGGACCTGCTCGGCTTCCGGACCTCCAAATACGCCATGTTCTACCCAaggagctaa
- the trpc1 gene encoding short transient receptor potential channel 1 isoform X1 yields the protein MHISVWPYSLSVVMSALYQGTDASSPDKFLALKDVREVKEETTLDEKLFLLACEKGDYYMVKKLLEENRHGELNINCVDVLGRDAVTITIENENLDILQLLLEHGCQATDALLVAIDSEVVGAVDILLNHRPRRSSKPSIAKLMQRIQNPEYSTTMDVAPVILAAHRNNYEILTMLLKQDISLPRPHAVGCECTLCNAKNKKDSLRHSRFRLDIYRCLASPSLIMLTEEDPILRAFELSTDLKELSLVEVEFRNDYEELAKQCKMFAKDLLAQARNSRELEVILNHTSSEDHVDKRGLLEERMNLSRLKLAIKYNQKEFVAQSNCQQFLNTVWFGETASYRRKHTCLKMATVLSVAMLWPLLSFCYLLVPRSRVGQIIHTPFVKFIIHSASYFTFLLLLNLYSLVYNEGKKNTMGPALEMIDYLLILWIIGMVWSDVKRLWYEGLEDFLEESRNQLSFVMNSLYLATFALKIVAHNKFKNASDTERKNWDAFHPILVAEGLFAFANVLSYLRLFFMYTTSSILGPLQISMGQMLQEFGKFLGLFLLVLFSFTIGLTQLYGKDHKNPGKNQTKDCEGIFCQQQSNDAFHTFMGTCYALFWYIFSLAHVALFVTRISYTEELRSFVGAMIIGTYNIVVVIVLTKLLVAMLHKSFRQIANHEDKEWKFARAKLWLSYFDDKCTLPPPFNILPSPKTVCYLVTSMSKWICSHTSKGKVKRQNSLKEWKNLKQKRDENYQKIMCCLVHRYLTSTRQKMQSTDQATVENLNDLRQDLSKFRNEMRDLLGFRTSKYAMFYPRS from the exons ATGCACATCAGTGTTTGGCCGTACTCGCTCTCCGTCGTAATGTCAGCTCTGTACCAGGGCACGGACGCCTCCTCTCCGGATAAATTTCTGGCCTTGAAAGACGTGAGAGAGGTGAAGGAGGAAACAACGCTGGATGAGAAGCTCTTCTTGCTGGCTTGCGAGAAAG GTGACTACTACATGGTGAAGAAGCTGCTCGAGGAGAACCGACACGGCGAGCTCAACATCAACTGCGTGGACGTGCTGGGCCGGGATGCCGTCACCATCACCATCGAGAACGAGAATCTGGACATCCTGCAGCTTCTTCTCGAACATGGCTGCCAG gCGACAGACGCCTTGTTGGTGGCCATAGACTCCGAGGTGGTTGGAGCTGTGGACATCCTGCTCAACCACAGGCCGAGGCGATCCTCCAAGCCCTCCATCGCT AAACTGATGCAGCGGATCCAGAACCCAGAGTACTCCACCACCATGGACGTGGCACCAGTCATCCTGGCAGCCCACAGGAACAATTACGAGATCCTGACCATGCTGCTCAAACAGGACATCTCTCTTCCCCGGCCCCATGCTGTGGGCTGCGAGTGCACTCTCTGCAACGCTAAGAACAAGAAGGACAGCTTACGACACTCCAG GTTCCGGCTGGACATCTACCGCTGCCTGGCCAGCCCCTCTCTGATCATGCTGACTGAGGAGGATCCCATTCTCAGGGCCTTTGAGCTGAGTACAGACCTCAAGGAGCTCAGCCTGGTTGAGGTGGAGTTCAG GAACGACTATGAAGAGCTGGCGAAGCAGTGTAAGATGTTTGCCAAGGACCTGCTGGCTCAGGCACGAAACTCTCGAGAGCTAGAAGTGATTCTCAACCACACATCCAGCGAGGATCACGTTGACAAGAGAGGCTTACTGGAGGAGCGCATGAATCTCAGTCGACTCAAGCTCGCCATCAAGTACAACCAGAAAGAG TTTGTGGCTCAGTCCAACTGTCAACAGTTCCTCAACACCGTCTGGTTCGGAGAGACAGCCAGCTACCGTCGCAAACACACCTGTCTAAAGATGGCCACAGTGTTGAGCGTGGCGATGCTCTGGCCGCTGCTTTCCTTCTGCTATCTTCTGGTGCCCCGCTCCCGTGTGGGCCAGATCATCCACACGCCCTTCGTCAAGTTCATCATCCACAGCGCCTCCTACTtcaccttcctgctgctgctcaaccTGTACTCTCTCGTCTACAACGAGGGCAAGAAAAACACCATGGGCCCTGCGCTGGAGATGATAGACTACCTGCTCATCCTCTGGATCATAG GGATGGTGTGGTCGGATGTGAAGCGCCTGTGGTACGAGGGGCTGGAAGACTTTCTGGAGGAGTCTAGAAACCAGCTGAGCTTCGTGATGAATTCCCTTTACCTGGCCACCTTCGCCCTCAAGATTGTCGCTCATAACAAG TTCAAGAATGCGTcggacacagagaggaagaactGGGACGCCTTCCATCCCATCCTGGTGGCTGAGGGCCTGTTCGCCTTCGCCAACGTTCTAAGTTACCTGCGACTGTTCTTCATGTACACCACCAGCTCCATACTGGGACCGCTACAG ATCTCCATGGGTCAGATGCTGCAGGAGTTCGGAAAGTTTTTGGGCCTCTTCCTGCTGGTGTTATTCTCCTTCACCATCGGACTCACTCAGCTTTACGGAAAGGACCACAAGAACCCGGGCAAGAATCAAACCAAGGACTGCGAGGGCATATTCTGCCAGCAGCAGAGCAACGATGCATTCCACAC GTTTATGGGGACCTGCTACGCCTTATTCTGGTACATATTCTCCCTGGCACACGTCGCGCTCTTCGTCACCCGCATCAGCTACACAGAGGAGCTGCGTTCTTTTGTGGGCGCCATGATCATAGGCACCTACAACATTGTGGTGGTTATTGTGCTCACCAAGCTGCTGGTGGCAATGCTCCATAAAAGCTTCAGACAAATTGCC AATCACGAGGACAAGGAGTGGAAGTTTGCTCGTGCCAAACTGTGGCTTAGCTACTTTGATGACAAGTGTACCCTGCCGCCGCCATTTAATATCCTCCCCTCCCCAAAGACCGTCTGCTACCTGGTGACCAGCATGAGCAAGTGGATCTGTTCGCACACCTCGAAGGGcaaggtgaagagacagaacagCCTCAAG GAGTGGAAGAACCTGAAGCAAAAGCGGGATGAGAACTACCAGAAGATCATGTGCTGTCTGGTTCACCGCTACTTGACGTCCACGCGGCAGAAGATGCAAAGCACGGACCAGGCCACGGTGGAAAATCTGAACGACCTGCGCCAAGACCTCTCCAAGTTTCGCAACGAGATGAGGGACCTGCTCGGCTTCCGGACCTCCAAATACGCCATGTTCTACCCAaggagctaa